From Mycobacterium lacus, one genomic window encodes:
- a CDS encoding DUF1490 family protein: protein MAVQALLAKAATTVITGLVGVTAYEVVKKAAKKAPLHQTAVSAAELGLRGTRKAEEAAESARLKIADVVAEARERIGEEAPTPAVSSVHDHDH from the coding sequence ATGGCAGTGCAGGCGTTACTGGCGAAGGCGGCAACTACAGTGATCACCGGCCTGGTCGGCGTGACCGCGTACGAGGTGGTGAAAAAGGCCGCCAAAAAGGCGCCGCTGCACCAGACTGCCGTCTCGGCGGCGGAGCTGGGCCTGCGCGGAACCCGCAAGGCCGAGGAGGCGGCGGAGTCGGCCAGGCTGAAGATTGCCGACGTGGTGGCCGAGGCCCGCGAGCGCATCGGCGAGGAGGCACCGACGCCCGCCGTCAGCAGCGTCCACGACCACGACCACTGA
- a CDS encoding serine/threonine-protein kinase PknD, with amino-acid sequence MSDNQPGSRVGSRFGPYQLLRLIGRGGMGEVYEAEDTRKHRVVALKLISPQFSGNPIFRARMQREADTAGRLTEPHIVPIHDYGEISGQFYVEMRLIDGASLRTMLTQYGPLTPARAVAIVRQVAAALDAAHGNSVTHRDVKPENILVADNDFAYLVDFGIARAVSDPGLTQSGTAVGTYNYMAPERFTGDEVTYRADIYALACVLGECLTGAPPYRADSVERLIAAHLMEPPPRPSQLRPGRIPPALDQVIAKGMAKNPAERYLSAGDLAAAAHDALTTGEQRQEATILRQGGNATLVAAAETGFAGAWTNYTGSGPEPQTTAAPPRFLGDDETMARPVPSGTGAQSWRQTGRSAPDSPTQWRQAPAAGGWPSQPGIPAGQPTSGQPTQTQPAAKPRDKRKLWLVAGGGAALVLVVAIVAAFLIVKPSSAPQQGSGQIVLPFTGLNFRLSPGGVAVDDSGTVYVTNQGMYGRVVALAAGTNTPTVKPFTGLYEPQGVAVDTSGRLYVTDFNNRVVALSAGSNNQVQLPFTGLNYPEGVAVDAQGNVYVADRGNNRVVKLVAGTNNQIVLPFNGLKNPDGVAVGADGDIFVTDTDNNRVLKLEAGSNDQTVLPFTGLTAPWGIAVDIVGNVYVTEHDNNVVVKLAPLATAPTELPFTGLNTPLSVAVDKDGNVYVADRGNGRVLKLPHS; translated from the coding sequence ATGAGCGACAACCAGCCGGGTTCGCGGGTGGGGTCGCGGTTTGGGCCCTATCAGCTGCTGCGGCTGATTGGGCGCGGGGGGATGGGCGAGGTTTATGAGGCCGAGGACACCCGCAAACATCGGGTGGTGGCCCTGAAGCTTATTTCGCCGCAGTTCTCCGGCAACCCGATATTTCGCGCGCGAATGCAACGCGAGGCCGACACCGCAGGACGGCTGACCGAGCCACACATCGTGCCGATCCACGACTACGGCGAAATCAGCGGGCAGTTCTACGTTGAGATGCGCCTGATCGACGGCGCGTCGCTGCGCACGATGTTGACGCAGTACGGTCCGCTGACCCCGGCACGAGCCGTCGCCATCGTCCGCCAGGTCGCCGCGGCGCTGGATGCCGCGCACGGCAACAGCGTTACCCACCGCGACGTCAAACCGGAAAACATCCTGGTGGCCGACAACGACTTTGCCTACCTGGTGGATTTCGGTATCGCGCGCGCCGTCAGCGACCCGGGGCTGACCCAGAGCGGGACCGCCGTGGGTACCTACAACTACATGGCCCCGGAGCGGTTCACCGGCGACGAGGTCACCTATCGCGCCGATATCTATGCGCTGGCCTGTGTGTTGGGCGAATGCCTGACGGGGGCGCCGCCGTATCGCGCCGATAGCGTCGAACGGTTGATCGCCGCGCATCTCATGGAACCCCCGCCGCGGCCCAGCCAGCTTCGGCCCGGGCGGATTCCGCCGGCCCTTGACCAGGTGATCGCCAAAGGCATGGCGAAGAATCCCGCGGAGCGCTATCTGTCGGCCGGCGACTTGGCGGCTGCCGCCCACGACGCACTCACGACGGGCGAGCAGCGCCAGGAAGCCACCATCCTGCGGCAGGGCGGCAACGCGACCCTGGTTGCCGCCGCCGAAACGGGCTTTGCTGGCGCCTGGACCAACTACACCGGTTCGGGCCCCGAACCCCAAACAACGGCTGCGCCGCCGCGCTTTCTCGGCGACGACGAGACAATGGCCCGTCCGGTGCCCTCGGGTACCGGTGCCCAGAGCTGGCGCCAGACAGGACGGTCGGCCCCGGACTCCCCCACCCAGTGGCGCCAGGCCCCTGCCGCCGGCGGCTGGCCCAGTCAGCCCGGGATCCCCGCGGGCCAACCGACTTCCGGCCAGCCCACCCAGACCCAACCCGCGGCCAAGCCCCGCGACAAACGCAAGCTGTGGCTTGTCGCCGGCGGTGGTGCCGCGCTCGTCCTCGTCGTCGCGATCGTCGCCGCGTTTTTGATCGTGAAACCGTCGAGCGCACCCCAACAGGGGTCGGGGCAAATCGTGCTGCCGTTCACCGGCCTCAACTTCCGGCTATCCCCGGGCGGTGTGGCGGTTGACGACTCTGGCACCGTCTACGTCACCAATCAGGGGATGTACGGCCGGGTCGTGGCGTTGGCCGCCGGAACGAACACCCCGACGGTCAAACCGTTCACCGGACTTTACGAGCCCCAGGGCGTGGCGGTGGACACCTCCGGCAGGCTCTATGTCACCGATTTCAACAATCGGGTGGTGGCGTTGTCGGCCGGGTCGAACAACCAGGTCCAGCTGCCGTTCACGGGCCTCAATTACCCCGAGGGGGTGGCCGTGGACGCGCAGGGCAACGTGTATGTGGCCGACCGGGGTAACAACCGGGTGGTGAAGCTGGTGGCCGGGACGAACAACCAGATCGTGCTGCCGTTCAACGGCCTCAAGAATCCCGACGGGGTTGCCGTGGGCGCCGACGGCGACATCTTTGTGACCGACACCGACAACAACAGGGTGCTGAAGCTGGAGGCGGGGTCAAACGATCAGACCGTGTTGCCGTTCACCGGCCTCACCGCGCCGTGGGGTATTGCCGTGGACATCGTCGGCAACGTCTACGTCACCGAACACGACAACAACGTGGTGGTGAAACTGGCCCCCCTCGCGACCGCCCCGACCGAGCTGCCGTTCACCGGCCTCAACACCCCCCTATCGGTGGCGGTGGACAAGGACGGCAACGTATACGTCGCCGACCGCGGCAACGGCCGAGTACTCAAGCTCCCGCACAGCTGA
- a CDS encoding cation transporter, which translates to MPTPAGLVAGARHDGSPPPLTRDAGWQRNVLWARRLAWASLAVLLTEGGLGLWEGLAVGSVALTGWALGGGSEGLASAMVIWRFTGDRTLSPTAERRAQRGVAVSFWLTAPYIAVESIRHLTAEHRAETSVIGIMLTAIALGLMPVLGWANHKLGARLKSEATEGEGTQNYLCAAQAAGVLIGLAVTAWWSGGWWIDPMVGLAVAGVAAWQGVRAWRGHDCGC; encoded by the coding sequence ATGCCGACCCCCGCCGGGCTCGTTGCCGGCGCCCGCCACGACGGATCCCCGCCGCCGCTCACCCGGGACGCCGGGTGGCAGCGGAACGTCCTCTGGGCTCGGCGGCTGGCCTGGGCGAGCCTGGCCGTGCTGCTCACCGAGGGCGGCCTGGGGTTGTGGGAGGGCCTGGCGGTCGGATCCGTCGCGTTGACCGGGTGGGCGCTTGGCGGTGGCTCTGAGGGCCTGGCCAGCGCGATGGTGATCTGGCGCTTCACCGGCGACCGCACCCTGTCCCCGACCGCCGAGCGACGCGCCCAACGCGGTGTTGCGGTCTCGTTTTGGCTGACCGCCCCGTACATCGCGGTCGAATCCATCCGGCACCTAACGGCAGAGCACCGCGCCGAGACCTCGGTGATCGGCATCATGCTGACCGCCATCGCCTTGGGACTGATGCCGGTTCTCGGCTGGGCCAACCACAAGCTGGGCGCACGGCTGAAATCGGAGGCCACCGAGGGCGAAGGTACGCAGAACTATCTATGCGCCGCCCAGGCCGCCGGGGTGTTGATCGGCCTCGCGGTGACCGCCTGGTGGTCCGGCGGCTGGTGGATCGACCCCATGGTCGGGCTGGCCGTCGCGGGTGTCGCGGCGTGGCAGGGCGTCCGAGCCTGGCGCGGCCACGACTGCGGCTGCTGA
- the pstS gene encoding phosphate ABC transporter substrate-binding protein PstS — translation MRFTRSGGALGLLVAGALVLSACGGHSGTSSTSSAPSVPVDCGGKKKLLAAGSTAQKNAIEQFVYAYIHACPGHTLDYNANGSGAGMKLFLGNQTDLAGSDSPMNPSKGEPDRAAERCGSPAWDLPVVFGPIAVTFNISGVSALKLDGPTIARIFNGAITRWDDPAIRALNPNGNLPPTPIHVVFRSDQSGTTDNFQKYLDAASDGAWGKGAGQTFNGGVGEGAAGNDGTSMAMKRTDGSITYNEWSFAVGHQLNMAQIITSAGPEAVSITADSVGKTIAGATFQGSGNDLVVDTSSFYRPTQPGAYPIVLVTYEVVCSKYPDAPTGTAVRAFMQAAIGDGQIGLDEYGYIPLPKSFQSKLVSVVNQIA, via the coding sequence GTGAGGTTCACTCGATCTGGCGGCGCGCTTGGCCTGCTGGTTGCCGGCGCCTTGGTGTTATCGGCATGCGGCGGCCATTCCGGCACGTCGTCGACCTCCAGTGCGCCCTCCGTGCCGGTGGATTGTGGCGGCAAGAAGAAACTCTTGGCCGCCGGCTCGACCGCGCAAAAGAACGCGATCGAACAGTTCGTCTACGCCTACATTCACGCATGTCCGGGCCACACGCTGGACTACAACGCCAACGGTTCCGGCGCCGGGATGAAGCTGTTCCTGGGCAATCAAACCGATCTGGCCGGGTCCGATTCGCCGATGAATCCGTCGAAGGGTGAGCCCGACCGGGCGGCGGAACGGTGCGGGTCACCGGCGTGGGACCTGCCGGTGGTGTTCGGTCCGATCGCGGTGACCTTCAACATCAGCGGCGTGAGCGCGCTGAAGCTGGACGGGCCGACGATCGCGAGAATCTTCAACGGCGCCATCACCAGGTGGGACGATCCGGCGATCAGGGCGCTCAACCCGAATGGCAACCTGCCCCCCACGCCGATCCACGTCGTCTTCCGCAGCGACCAGTCCGGGACCACGGACAACTTCCAGAAATACCTCGACGCCGCGTCCGACGGCGCGTGGGGTAAGGGCGCCGGTCAGACGTTCAACGGCGGTGTCGGTGAAGGCGCCGCCGGAAACGACGGCACCTCCATGGCGATGAAGAGGACCGACGGCTCGATCACCTACAACGAGTGGTCGTTCGCGGTGGGCCACCAGCTGAACATGGCGCAGATCATCACGTCGGCGGGCCCGGAAGCGGTGTCGATCACCGCCGACTCGGTCGGCAAGACGATCGCCGGGGCCACGTTCCAGGGTTCGGGCAACGACCTGGTGGTGGACACGTCGTCGTTCTACCGGCCGACGCAACCCGGTGCCTACCCGATCGTGTTGGTGACCTACGAGGTCGTCTGCTCGAAATACCCGGATGCGCCGACCGGTACCGCAGTAAGAGCCTTTATGCAGGCCGCAATTGGTGATGGCCAAATTGGTTTGGACGAATATGGTTACATTCCGCTGCCGAAGTCGTTCCAATCGAAACTGGTGTCGGTGGTCAACCAAATCGCGTGA
- a CDS encoding TIGR03089 family protein, whose amino-acid sequence MHQLTTLSGAILDPMLRADPVGPRITYYDEASAERIELSAATLANWAAKTGNLLRDELGAGPASRVAILLPAHWQTAAVLFGVWWIGAEVVLAGPADLAMCTADRLDEADTAVGAGGEVAVLSLDPFGRPASDLPVGVTDYATAVRVHGDQIVPERRPGPALAGRSVEQILAECENSAVTRGLTAADRVLSTAPWTTPGELVDGLLAVLAVGASLVQVANPDPALLQRRIDTEKVTRVL is encoded by the coding sequence GTGCATCAACTGACCACGCTCTCCGGGGCGATCCTGGACCCGATGCTGCGGGCCGATCCGGTCGGCCCGCGCATCACCTACTACGACGAGGCCAGCGCCGAGCGCATCGAACTGTCCGCGGCGACGCTGGCCAACTGGGCCGCCAAGACCGGCAACCTCCTGCGCGACGAGCTGGGCGCTGGACCGGCCAGCCGGGTCGCGATCTTGCTGCCGGCCCACTGGCAGACGGCGGCGGTGTTGTTCGGGGTGTGGTGGATCGGCGCCGAGGTGGTGTTGGCCGGCCCTGCCGACTTGGCGATGTGCACCGCCGACCGGCTGGACGAGGCCGACACCGCGGTCGGCGCCGGCGGCGAGGTGGCGGTGCTGTCGCTGGATCCGTTCGGCCGGCCGGCATCCGACCTGCCGGTCGGCGTCACCGACTATGCGACCGCGGTGCGGGTGCACGGCGATCAGATCGTTCCCGAGCGCCGCCCCGGTCCGGCGCTCGCCGGCCGATCCGTCGAGCAGATCCTGGCCGAGTGTGAAAACTCAGCGGTGACAAGGGGTTTGACCGCCGCGGATCGGGTCCTGTCCACCGCCCCGTGGACCACACCCGGCGAGTTGGTGGACGGCCTGCTGGCGGTCCTGGCCGTCGGCGCATCGTTGGTGCAAGTGGCCAATCCCGATCCGGCGCTCCTGCAGCGCCGCATCGACACCGAAAAGGTCACCCGCGTCCTCTGA
- a CDS encoding PE family protein, which produces MSFVRAAADVIAAAAGDLGQIGSGIGAANAAATIATTSVLPAAADEVSVAIAAAFGTYAQGYQTLSAQAAAFHEGFVQALIAGAGSYVSTEIANASQNLLDAVNAPTLALLGRPLIGNGADGLPGTGADGGPGGLLYGNGGNGGSGGVGQAGGSGGSAGLIGNGGAGGAGGNAAAGANGGNGGNGGNGGWLFGHGGAGAPGGDGGAGANASGMGSTAGNGGNGGQGGAGGRGGLLGGSPGDGASGGNGGAGGDDDGVNGTAGTGGAGGNGGGKRAVEMPAGRGRRDGWTGWRAAGRWGVAGLIGNGGGRDGGGPEGAGGGGAAGGTGGTAGNGGAGGRTWLIGNGGAGGVGGVGAAGGPGGLGGGGGLAGDGGAGGNGGLLLGSGGLGGNGGDGAVGVGLHSTGGFGGTGGSGGDASPLFGNGGAGGSGGHGGAGGGVPADDYGGFGGSGGSGGSGGFGGFLVGNGGAGGSGGSGGDGGAGTTTGYGGLGGLGGDGGTPGRFQLQVGLLGNGGDGGSGGDVGVGPLQAQIGATGGDGGNGGLLYGNGGHGGNGGSGGGSARLGNGGVGGHAWLVGNGGAGGNGATGGNGDPGVITVLPVAGGDGGSGGAGGVGGLLFGDGGAGGSAGAGGVGGVGMDGGNGGAGAGGGQSGLVYGNGGAGGNGGAGGAGGTGGNAGAGGGGGDGGDAARLIGNGGNGGAGVPPAPGGIGGAAGWLFGKRGTDGPP; this is translated from the coding sequence GTGTCGTTTGTGCGAGCGGCTGCGGACGTGATCGCTGCTGCGGCAGGAGATTTGGGACAGATCGGCTCCGGTATAGGCGCCGCCAACGCGGCCGCGACGATCGCCACGACGTCGGTGCTGCCGGCAGCGGCCGATGAGGTGTCGGTGGCCATCGCGGCCGCATTCGGGACCTACGCCCAGGGATATCAGACGCTCAGCGCTCAAGCGGCCGCTTTTCATGAAGGGTTTGTGCAGGCCCTGATTGCGGGTGCGGGGTCGTATGTGAGCACCGAAATCGCCAACGCGTCGCAGAATCTGCTGGACGCGGTGAATGCGCCCACCCTGGCGTTGCTGGGACGCCCATTGATCGGCAACGGCGCCGACGGGCTCCCGGGAACCGGAGCAGACGGGGGACCGGGCGGGCTGTTGTACGGCAACGGCGGTAACGGCGGATCCGGCGGGGTGGGCCAGGCCGGGGGGAGCGGCGGGTCCGCGGGATTGATTGGTAACGGCGGGGCCGGCGGGGCTGGCGGCAACGCCGCGGCAGGTGCCAATGGCGGCAACGGCGGCAACGGCGGCAACGGCGGATGGTTGTTCGGCCACGGTGGGGCTGGCGCGCCGGGCGGCGACGGTGGGGCCGGCGCGAATGCGTCCGGCATGGGAAGCACAGCCGGCAACGGCGGAAACGGCGGCCAGGGCGGGGCCGGGGGGCGAGGGGGCCTATTGGGAGGCAGCCCCGGAGACGGGGCCAGCGGCGGTAACGGCGGCGCTGGCGGTGACGACGACGGGGTGAACGGCACCGCTGGCACCGGCGGTGCTGGCGGCAACGGAGGAGGAAAGCGGGCGGTGGAAATGCCGGCGGGGAGGGGGCGGCGGGATGGATGGACGGGGTGGCGGGCGGCCGGGCGGTGGGGCGTGGCCGGGCTTATCGGCAACGGCGGCGGGCGGGACGGTGGCGGGCCAGAAGGGGCCGGCGGGGGCGGCGCCGCGGGCGGGACCGGCGGAACCGCGGGGAACGGTGGGGCCGGCGGGCGCACCTGGCTGATCGGTAACGGTGGAGCCGGCGGGGTCGGCGGGGTCGGTGCGGCCGGCGGGCCCGGCGGACTGGGCGGTGGCGGCGGTTTGGCCGGCGACGGCGGCGCGGGCGGCAATGGCGGGTTGCTGCTCGGCAGCGGGGGGCTCGGCGGTAACGGCGGTGACGGGGCCGTCGGCGTCGGCCTCCACAGCACAGGCGGTTTTGGCGGCACGGGCGGTTCCGGCGGCGACGCCTCGCCGCTGTTCGGCAACGGCGGGGCTGGGGGAAGCGGCGGTCACGGAGGGGCCGGAGGAGGAGTTCCTGCCGACGACTACGGTGGTTTCGGCGGTTCCGGCGGGTCGGGCGGCAGCGGCGGTTTCGGTGGGTTTTTGGTCGGCAATGGCGGGGCCGGCGGTAGCGGGGGTTCCGGCGGCGACGGCGGCGCCGGCACCACGACCGGTTACGGCGGCCTCGGCGGCCTCGGCGGCGACGGCGGCACCCCTGGGCGGTTCCAGTTGCAGGTCGGGCTGCTCGGAAACGGCGGCGACGGCGGCAGCGGCGGCGACGTCGGGGTGGGCCCGCTGCAGGCCCAGATAGGCGCAACGGGCGGTGACGGCGGCAACGGTGGGCTGCTGTACGGCAACGGCGGCCACGGCGGTAACGGGGGCAGCGGCGGAGGCAGCGCTCGTCTAGGCAACGGCGGGGTGGGCGGCCACGCATGGCTGGTCGGCAACGGTGGTGCTGGCGGGAACGGCGCGACCGGCGGGAACGGTGACCCCGGCGTGATAACGGTTCTGCCTGTCGCCGGGGGCGACGGCGGCAGCGGAGGCGCCGGTGGCGTCGGCGGGCTGCTGTTCGGTGACGGCGGCGCCGGCGGCTCGGCCGGCGCCGGTGGTGTCGGCGGCGTCGGCATGGATGGCGGTAACGGAGGTGCTGGGGCCGGCGGCGGCCAGAGCGGGCTGGTGTACGGCAACGGCGGGGCCGGCGGGAATGGCGGGGCGGGCGGGGCCGGCGGCACCGGCGGTAATGCGGGCGCCGGAGGTGGCGGAGGCGACGGCGGTGATGCCGCCCGGCTGATCGGCAACGGCGGTAACGGCGGAGCTGGTGTCCCGCCCGCACCCGGAGGCATCGGTGGCGCCGCCGGGTGGCTGTTCGGCAAACGCGGGACGGACGGGCCGCCGTAG
- the ctpC gene encoding manganese-exporting P-type ATPase CtpC, whose protein sequence is MTLAIAREQVAASDDPALVVVSDAAGRMRVQVDWVRSDSRRAVAVEEAVAKQNGVRVVHAYPRTGSVVVWYSPRRCDRASVLSAISGAAHIAADLIPARAPHSSEIRNADVLRMVIGGVALVLLGVRRYVFKRPPLLGPSSRTVATGVTIFTGYPFLRGALRSLRSGKAGTDALVSAATIASLILRENVVALTVLWLLNIGEYLQDLTLRRTRRAISELLRGNQDTAWVRLTEGPDAGAEVQVPIDTVQIGDEVVVHDHVAIPVDGEVVEGEAIVNQSAITGENLPVSVIVGTHVHAGSVVVRGRLVVRAQAVGKHTTIGRIITRVEEAQLDRAPIQTVGENFSRRFVPTSFIVSAITLLITGDVRRAMTMLLIACPCAVGLSTPTAISAAIGNGARRGILIKGGSHLEQAGRVDAIVFDKTGTLTAGRPVVTNIVAMHKDWEPEQVLAYAASSEIHSRHPLAEAVIRSTEERHISIPPHEECEVLVGLGMRTWADGRTLLLGSPSLLRAEKVKVSKKASEWVDSLRSQAETPLLLAVDGTLVGLISLRDELRPEAAAVLKKLRANGIRRIVMLTGDHPDIAKVVAEELEIDEWRAEVMPEDKLEVVRELQDDGYVVGMVGDGINDAPALAAADIGIAMGLAGTDVAVETADVALANDDLHRLLDVRDLGARAVDVIRENYGMSIAVNAAGLLIGAGGALSPVLAAILHNASSVAVVANSSRLIRYRLD, encoded by the coding sequence ATGACCCTCGCGATTGCTCGAGAACAAGTCGCAGCAAGCGACGACCCTGCCCTGGTGGTGGTCTCGGATGCGGCCGGGCGCATGCGCGTCCAGGTCGATTGGGTCCGCTCCGATTCCCGGCGCGCCGTGGCGGTCGAAGAGGCCGTCGCCAAGCAAAACGGAGTGCGGGTCGTGCACGCCTATCCGCGCACCGGGTCGGTCGTCGTCTGGTACTCGCCCAGACGTTGCGACCGCGCGTCGGTACTGTCCGCGATCAGCGGCGCCGCACATATCGCCGCCGACCTGATCCCTGCACGCGCGCCGCATTCGTCCGAGATCCGCAACGCCGACGTGCTGCGCATGGTCATTGGCGGTGTGGCACTGGTCCTGCTCGGCGTGCGCCGCTACGTGTTCAAAAGACCTCCCCTGCTCGGGCCCAGCAGCCGGACGGTCGCCACCGGCGTCACCATCTTCACCGGCTACCCGTTCCTGCGCGGTGCACTGCGCTCGCTGCGCTCCGGCAAGGCCGGCACCGATGCGCTGGTCTCGGCGGCGACGATCGCAAGCCTGATCCTGCGCGAGAACGTGGTCGCCCTGACGGTGCTGTGGTTGCTCAATATCGGTGAGTATCTTCAGGATCTGACACTGCGGCGGACCCGCCGGGCGATCTCGGAGCTGCTGCGCGGCAACCAGGACACCGCGTGGGTTCGCCTCACCGAAGGTCCCGACGCCGGCGCCGAGGTCCAGGTGCCGATCGACACCGTGCAGATCGGCGACGAGGTGGTGGTCCACGATCACGTCGCGATACCGGTCGACGGCGAGGTCGTCGAGGGCGAGGCGATCGTCAACCAGTCCGCGATCACCGGGGAAAACCTACCGGTCAGCGTCATCGTCGGGACCCACGTGCACGCCGGTTCGGTGGTGGTGCGCGGTCGTCTGGTGGTGCGCGCCCAGGCCGTCGGCAAACACACCACCATCGGCCGCATCATCACCAGAGTCGAGGAGGCTCAGCTCGACCGGGCGCCGATCCAGACCGTCGGCGAAAACTTCTCCCGCCGCTTCGTTCCCACCTCGTTCATCGTCTCGGCGATCACCTTGCTGATCACCGGGGACGTGCGCCGCGCGATGACGATGCTGTTGATCGCGTGTCCCTGCGCGGTGGGACTGTCCACCCCGACCGCGATCAGCGCGGCGATCGGCAACGGCGCGCGCCGCGGCATCCTGATCAAGGGCGGGTCTCATCTCGAACAGGCCGGCCGCGTCGACGCGATCGTGTTCGACAAGACCGGTACCCTGACCGCCGGCCGGCCGGTCGTCACGAATATCGTTGCGATGCACAAGGATTGGGAGCCCGAACAGGTGCTGGCCTACGCGGCCAGCTCCGAGATCCATTCCCGGCATCCGCTGGCCGAGGCGGTGATCCGCTCGACCGAGGAACGTCACATCAGCATTCCGCCGCACGAGGAATGCGAGGTGCTGGTCGGCTTGGGCATGCGCACCTGGGCCGACGGCCGGACGCTGCTGCTGGGCAGCCCGTCACTGCTGCGCGCGGAAAAGGTGAAGGTGTCCAAGAAGGCGTCGGAGTGGGTCGACAGTCTGCGCAGTCAGGCGGAGACCCCGCTGTTGCTGGCGGTGGACGGCACGCTGGTGGGCCTGATCAGCCTGCGGGACGAACTGCGGCCCGAGGCAGCGGCGGTGCTGAAGAAGCTGCGGGCCAATGGGATTCGACGGATCGTCATGCTCACCGGCGACCATCCGGACATCGCCAAGGTGGTTGCCGAGGAGCTCGAGATCGACGAATGGCGCGCCGAGGTGATGCCGGAGGACAAGCTCGAGGTGGTGCGCGAGTTGCAGGACGACGGTTACGTCGTCGGCATGGTCGGCGACGGCATCAACGACGCCCCGGCGTTGGCGGCCGCCGATATCGGGATCGCCATGGGCCTGGCCGGGACCGACGTCGCCGTCGAGACGGCAGACGTGGCCCTGGCCAACGACGATTTGCACCGCCTGCTCGACGTGCGGGACCTGGGCGCCCGGGCGGTGGACGTGATCCGGGAGAACTACGGCATGTCCATCGCGGTTAACGCCGCCGGGCTGCTCATCGGCGCGGGCGGGGCGCTCTCGCCCGTGCTGGCCGCTATCTTGCACAACGCGTCATCGGTGGCCGTCGTCGCCAACAGCTCCCGGCTGATCCGCTACCGCCTCGATTAG
- a CDS encoding LCP family protein produces MPVQRVARAIGTALAVAIVLGTGVAWSSVRSFEDGIFHMSAPSLGHGGDDGAIDILLVGLDSRTDAHGNPLSAEELATLRAGDEEATNTDTIILIRIPNNGKSATAISIPRDSYVAAPGLGKTKINGVYGQTREAKRASLVQAGASAADAAATGTEAGREALIKTVADLTGVTVDHYAEIGLLGFALITDALGGVEVCLKDAVYEPLSGADFPAGRQKLDGPQALSFVRQRHDLPRGDLDRVVRQQAVMASLAHRVISGHTLSSPATLKRLQQAVQRSVVLSSGWDVMDFVQQLQKLAGGNVAFATIPVLDGAGWSDDGMQSVVRVDPHQVQEWVAGLLHEQDQGKTEQLAYTPAKTTVNVANDTDINGLAAAVSNVLASKGFTPGDVGNNDGGHVKGSQVRAAKTDDLGAQGVAKELGGLPIVADASLPAGSVRVVLANDYTGPGSGLDGGGGVTAARASNAGSGDGTAPPPSPILTAGSDKPECIN; encoded by the coding sequence ATGCCTGTGCAACGTGTGGCTCGTGCGATTGGTACCGCGCTGGCCGTCGCGATCGTCCTCGGGACAGGAGTGGCGTGGAGCAGCGTCCGGTCATTCGAAGACGGCATCTTCCACATGTCCGCGCCCTCGTTGGGTCACGGCGGCGACGACGGCGCGATCGACATCCTGCTGGTCGGCTTGGATAGCCGTACCGATGCCCACGGCAACCCGCTGTCAGCCGAGGAACTGGCGACGCTGCGCGCCGGTGACGAGGAAGCCACCAACACCGACACCATCATCCTGATCCGCATACCCAACAACGGGAAGTCGGCCACCGCGATCTCGATCCCCCGCGACTCCTACGTCGCCGCCCCTGGATTGGGCAAGACGAAGATCAACGGCGTCTACGGCCAAACCAGAGAGGCCAAGCGGGCCAGCCTCGTCCAGGCCGGTGCTTCTGCCGCCGACGCCGCCGCGACGGGCACCGAAGCCGGCCGCGAGGCCCTGATCAAGACGGTCGCCGATCTCACCGGAGTCACCGTCGACCACTACGCCGAGATCGGACTGCTCGGTTTCGCGTTGATCACCGATGCGCTCGGCGGGGTCGAGGTTTGCCTCAAAGATGCGGTCTACGAACCACTTTCCGGCGCAGACTTTCCGGCCGGCCGCCAGAAACTCGACGGCCCGCAGGCACTGAGCTTCGTCCGCCAGCGCCACGACCTGCCACGCGGGGACCTGGACCGGGTGGTGCGCCAACAGGCGGTGATGGCGTCGTTGGCCCATCGGGTCATCTCCGGCCACACGCTGTCCAGCCCCGCCACCCTGAAGCGGCTGCAGCAGGCCGTGCAGCGCTCGGTGGTGCTGTCCTCGGGCTGGGATGTCATGGATTTCGTCCAGCAGCTGCAAAAGCTGGCCGGCGGTAACGTCGCGTTCGCCACCATTCCGGTGCTCGACGGGGCCGGGTGGAGCGACGACGGCATGCAAAGCGTGGTGCGGGTGGACCCGCACCAGGTGCAGGAGTGGGTCGCCGGCCTGCTGCACGAGCAGGATCAGGGCAAGACCGAACAGCTGGCCTACACACCCGCCAAGACCACGGTCAACGTCGCCAATGACACCGACATCAACGGACTGGCCGCGGCGGTGTCAAACGTGCTCGCCTCCAAGGGATTTACTCCCGGCGACGTCGGCAACAACGACGGCGGCCATGTCAAGGGCAGCCAGGTGCGCGCCGCCAAGACCGACGACCTGGGCGCGCAGGGGGTCGCCAAGGAGCTGGGCGGTTTGCCGATCGTCGCCGATGCGTCGCTGCCGGCGGGATCGGTGCGGGTGGTGCTGGCCAACGACTACACCGGTCCGGGCTCTGGGCTCGACGGCGGCGGCGGCGTGACAGCTGCCCGCGCATCGAACGCCGGATCCGGCGACGGCACCGCCCCCCCGCCGTCGCCGATCCTGACCGCGGGCTCCGACAAACCCGAGTGCATCAACTGA